The proteins below come from a single Gimesia alba genomic window:
- a CDS encoding protein-L-isoaspartate(D-aspartate) O-methyltransferase has product MKPITYFLAINIFASFALWNSPEPVFAQSSAYFRGLRHEMVTRYIEGEGIKNPRVLSSMKQVPRHEFVSSNMKNLAYQDLALPIGYKQTISPPYVVAYMTETIDPQPEDKVLEIGTGSGYQAAVLSGLVKDVYTIEIVEGLGKKAAVRLKKLKYDNVHTRIGDGYLGWPEEAPFDKIIVTCSPEKVPQPLIDQLKEGGMLLIPLGERYQQVFHLFQKEQGQLKHKRLIPTLFVPMTGRSEEKREVKPNPLRPEIINGGFEIDANKDRKVDNWHYQRRVDWVNVDAPEGTSYLKFENDTPGRLSQILQGMAIDGSKVHALDISLQVSYLNTTQGAETFQKPGMIIHFYDRIRRNIGQAYIGPWIGSRQWHQQRKTISIPPQTREAVVQLGLNGGVGVLNVDNLKIEKIE; this is encoded by the coding sequence ATGAAGCCAATCACCTACTTCTTAGCAATCAACATATTCGCCAGCTTCGCGTTATGGAATTCGCCAGAGCCAGTCTTTGCACAGAGCAGTGCTTACTTTCGTGGCTTGCGCCACGAAATGGTGACACGTTATATCGAGGGTGAGGGCATTAAAAATCCCCGCGTACTCTCTTCCATGAAGCAGGTTCCTCGCCATGAATTTGTCAGTTCCAATATGAAAAATCTGGCTTATCAGGATCTGGCTTTGCCAATTGGTTATAAGCAGACCATTTCTCCTCCCTATGTCGTCGCTTATATGACTGAGACAATTGACCCTCAACCTGAGGACAAAGTACTCGAAATCGGCACAGGCAGTGGTTATCAGGCTGCGGTACTTTCTGGCCTGGTGAAAGACGTCTATACCATCGAAATTGTGGAAGGACTCGGTAAGAAAGCGGCAGTGCGGTTGAAGAAGCTGAAGTATGATAACGTTCATACGCGAATCGGCGATGGATATCTTGGCTGGCCGGAAGAAGCACCTTTTGACAAGATTATCGTGACCTGCTCACCAGAAAAAGTGCCTCAACCATTGATTGACCAGCTGAAAGAGGGTGGCATGCTATTAATTCCTCTGGGAGAGCGATATCAACAGGTCTTTCATCTGTTTCAAAAAGAACAAGGCCAGCTGAAGCATAAACGGCTCATTCCAACTTTGTTCGTTCCTATGACTGGTCGCTCCGAAGAAAAGCGCGAAGTCAAACCGAACCCCCTTCGTCCGGAAATCATCAATGGTGGTTTCGAAATCGATGCGAACAAAGACAGGAAAGTTGATAACTGGCACTACCAACGCCGAGTCGACTGGGTCAACGTTGATGCTCCCGAGGGCACTTCGTATCTGAAATTTGAAAATGATACTCCCGGAAGGTTGTCACAAATCTTGCAGGGAATGGCCATTGATGGATCCAAAGTCCATGCGCTCGACATCAGTCTTCAGGTCAGTTACCTGAATACAACCCAGGGAGCTGAAACGTTCCAAAAGCCCGGAATGATCATCCATTTTTATGACAGGATTCGGCGAAATATTGGACAGGCTTATATCGGTCCCTGGATTGGAAGTCGTCAGTGGCATCAGCAGCGAAAAACAATCTCGATTCCACCACAGACGCGAGAAGCGGTCGTACAGTTGGGGCTCAATGGTGGTGTCGGAGTACTGAACGTTGATAACCTCAAGATTGAAAAAATCGAGTAG
- a CDS encoding HEAT repeat domain-containing protein: protein MDSSQMNVFRVIIIVCTLNSALLFHGCGSSDSPSKEKANETSGIENDSNIATSKQVATPEKPVDPQLEVKAVFRTLLANRTEPDPDEWQTADKQLTAFGKTAIPTLSAEMSSSDIAARELASMYLAGLGPEAKEAAPVLEQALQDESPLTQVNAASTLTHFPEYRDKAIPVLISLTKHMDANTRLTAVYALGSLDSHSDEQMGAIKAALNDSDSDVQLAAIKVLGQIGDPAKETLTDLQTLIDNTDTNEVLREAALSSKSQIEQAKQ, encoded by the coding sequence ATGGATTCCAGTCAAATGAACGTGTTTCGCGTAATAATCATTGTTTGTACTCTTAACTCAGCCCTCTTATTTCACGGGTGTGGATCGTCCGACTCTCCCTCTAAAGAGAAAGCGAATGAGACCTCCGGGATTGAAAACGATTCGAATATTGCGACCTCCAAACAGGTCGCAACTCCCGAGAAACCCGTTGATCCACAACTCGAAGTCAAAGCTGTTTTCCGGACACTACTGGCCAACCGGACGGAACCAGATCCTGATGAATGGCAAACAGCCGATAAGCAATTGACGGCCTTTGGAAAAACAGCGATCCCGACTCTGTCCGCAGAAATGTCCAGTTCTGATATTGCTGCACGTGAATTGGCCAGTATGTATCTGGCCGGTCTGGGACCGGAAGCAAAGGAAGCGGCACCAGTTCTCGAACAAGCACTGCAGGATGAATCGCCGTTAACCCAGGTCAATGCAGCATCGACGCTGACACACTTTCCTGAATACCGTGACAAAGCCATTCCTGTTTTGATCAGTCTGACAAAGCACATGGACGCGAATACTCGTCTCACTGCCGTTTATGCCCTGGGTAGTCTGGATTCCCATTCGGATGAACAAATGGGAGCTATCAAGGCAGCCCTCAATGACTCTGACAGTGATGTCCAGTTAGCTGCAATAAAAGTTCTGGGACAGATCGGAGACCCGGCAAAAGAGACTTTAACTGACTTGCAGACACTCATCGATAACACCGATACCAACGAAGTATTGCGTGAAGCAGCTCTTTCCTCAAAATCGCAGATTGAACAGGCAAAGCAATAG
- a CDS encoding type IV pilus modification PilV family protein has translation MATRKQWLQRSRRNGLTLVESLVSVTITAIAGVALFSAIGASLGASYSTLNHNVGTGLADQMLEELAAVRFPTSSDTRPHSTANRKDFDDLDDYHNWSASPPTNKNGYPLGEEPVTILELYLITRPSLLVPDTSFLDRLTREVSVERIKHDSSSGWVETNEETNFRRITVTIKLAITTDAGSRSHMISEVSRIFSYVPLSP, from the coding sequence ATGGCAACCAGAAAACAATGGTTGCAGCGATCCCGCCGCAACGGACTCACTCTTGTTGAATCGCTGGTCTCTGTGACAATCACAGCGATTGCCGGAGTTGCTCTATTCTCAGCCATCGGTGCTTCGCTGGGCGCCAGTTACTCAACGTTGAATCATAATGTTGGTACGGGGCTGGCAGATCAAATGCTGGAAGAACTCGCGGCTGTTCGATTTCCCACATCGAGCGATACACGCCCGCACTCCACAGCAAACCGAAAAGATTTTGATGACCTGGATGATTATCACAACTGGTCAGCTTCACCGCCGACCAACAAGAATGGTTATCCATTAGGCGAGGAACCCGTCACAATTCTGGAACTCTATTTGATTACCCGTCCCAGTCTACTGGTTCCAGACACCAGCTTTTTAGACAGACTCACCCGGGAAGTCTCTGTCGAGCGCATCAAACACGACAGCAGCTCAGGCTGGGTTGAGACGAATGAAGAGACGAATTTCCGCAGGATCACCGTCACCATAAAACTGGCAATAACAACGGACGCTGGTTCACGAAGTCATATGATTTCAGAAGTATCACGAATATTCAGTTATGTACCACTTTCACCCTGA
- a CDS encoding prepilin-type N-terminal cleavage/methylation domain-containing protein, whose translation MYHFHPDNSTAQHVCSKGPLLIELGHGRFCAVRDQTSRGGLTLVELLMAMAISSILVVALGGIVTATQSAWKHTQGIEDSQAQITATFDRIKMMVSQAGVYQVSGQPPQVGLAVVTHSWNSVDIANTLVVWTGGRNGGISDQGILTRLPKISELLIYTSDPDDAHNLIEVALPDVDSSIDFNSSSFKSTIRSAIKSNSAESALLSNRIKSSQFVLSGNPWGSPVGNIRFEIVKTPSDSSLSGVSPGTSNWMNLPWPQGTTSSTSGLRLVTINYEIQFETAERTSLNDINSPTALPFFGSSSRYYAYAP comes from the coding sequence ATGTACCACTTTCACCCTGACAACTCGACGGCACAACACGTGTGTTCTAAAGGTCCGCTCTTGATTGAGTTGGGCCACGGGCGTTTCTGCGCAGTTCGAGATCAGACTTCCCGAGGTGGCTTAACACTGGTTGAGTTATTGATGGCGATGGCGATCTCCAGCATTCTCGTTGTTGCTTTGGGGGGTATTGTGACAGCCACACAATCTGCCTGGAAACACACGCAGGGTATCGAAGATTCTCAAGCGCAGATCACCGCAACATTTGATCGTATCAAAATGATGGTCTCACAAGCGGGCGTCTATCAAGTCAGCGGTCAACCGCCTCAAGTCGGATTGGCAGTCGTCACACATTCCTGGAACAGTGTTGACATCGCTAACACACTTGTTGTGTGGACAGGAGGTCGCAATGGCGGCATCAGCGATCAAGGCATTTTGACGCGGCTCCCCAAAATCAGCGAACTATTAATCTATACCAGCGATCCTGATGATGCACACAATCTGATTGAAGTCGCTTTACCAGACGTTGATTCGTCAATCGACTTCAACAGTTCTTCATTCAAAAGCACCATTCGTTCGGCCATCAAATCGAACAGTGCCGAATCGGCTTTGCTGAGCAATCGAATTAAAAGCAGTCAGTTTGTTCTGTCAGGGAATCCCTGGGGATCTCCTGTCGGAAATATTCGTTTTGAGATCGTGAAAACACCCAGTGACAGCAGCCTGAGTGGCGTCTCTCCCGGTACCAGTAACTGGATGAATCTCCCTTGGCCACAGGGAACCACAAGTTCCACGAGTGGTTTACGTCTCGTGACGATCAACTACGAAATCCAGTTCGAAACAGCAGAACGGACATCATTGAACGACATCAATTCGCCCACAGCACTCCCATTTTTCGGGTCCAGTTCGAGGTATTATGCATATGCTCCTTAA
- a CDS encoding pilus assembly FimT family protein translates to MIALRATHRDQIRRCGFTLIEMLIVIMLIAILVSVSLISTDTSRSMSLDATARMLVADLRLARNYAIKFNTKYKVVFDLDAQSYEVQHSGSGTLPVPKNNLAGSGADSDKYIKQLRSDSLNLPDQVLIRQINLKTSLSDVTELEFGPMGGTGPTRNEDTVLVLSTVRNETTFILPITVSWITGQAWIEEIQTLKN, encoded by the coding sequence ATGATCGCATTGCGCGCCACACATCGAGATCAAATCAGGCGATGCGGCTTCACACTGATTGAAATGCTGATTGTGATCATGTTGATTGCAATTCTGGTTTCTGTCTCTTTAATTTCGACTGATACCAGTAGGTCTATGTCCTTGGATGCAACGGCTCGCATGCTGGTCGCCGATCTGCGACTGGCCCGTAACTACGCCATAAAATTCAATACAAAATATAAGGTCGTTTTTGACCTGGATGCCCAGTCCTATGAAGTTCAACATTCTGGCAGTGGCACCTTGCCAGTTCCGAAAAATAATCTGGCAGGCAGCGGAGCGGATTCAGACAAATATATCAAACAACTACGCAGTGATTCTCTGAATCTGCCGGATCAGGTTTTGATCAGACAAATCAATCTGAAAACATCGCTGTCCGACGTGACAGAACTGGAATTTGGACCGATGGGCGGCACTGGTCCAACTCGAAATGAGGATACCGTTCTGGTCTTGTCTACAGTTAGAAATGAAACCACATTTATTCTGCCCATCACCGTATCCTGGATTACAGGCCAGGCATGGATAGAAGAAATACAAACTTTAAAAAATTGA